In the Wyeomyia smithii strain HCP4-BCI-WySm-NY-G18 chromosome 2, ASM2978416v1, whole genome shotgun sequence genome, one interval contains:
- the LOC129720814 gene encoding leucine-rich repeat-containing protein 15-like, with protein MRKIKFWLFLITILLSVTITVSKNYKCSVINEAGFCFLENVVINSTSAVQNVEFPKHPVLLIKSGSIPNFSKDIYDRLNGVRLLHMYNHTSIRKLLIASRNLTEINVQRNGLLEFDVEPQEDRILKTLTIVHNSITIVPKTIRYLEGLEKLYLYNNSIEYIDLELFSNASALKVLSLYDNKIKVLDSKLGLRFAHLQTLSLSKNRLSYIPYFFDAFPVLNAISLRKNLWNCRWLEAAVNHMQQQRIQLARRDSACRDRWVGDICCYKTVWDFVFQLQHEELHQEREELRKLFQQNQDLRHLVERLAESVHKLEEGSNKM; from the exons ATGAGAAAGATAAAATTTTG GTTGTTTCTGATCACCATACTTTTATCGGTGACGATCACAGTCTCCAAAAACTACAAATGTTCCGTGATCAACGAGGCCGGATTCTGTTTTCTCGAGAATGTCGTCATCAACAGTACGTCCGCTGTGCAGAACGTCGAATTTCCCAAGCATCCTGTGCTGCTGATTAAATCCGGATCCATTCCGAATTTTTCGAAGGATATTTACGACCGGCTCAACGGAGTACGTTTGCTACACATGTACAACCATACTAGCATCCGTAAGCTTCTGATTGCATCCCGAAATCTAACGGAAATCAACGTTCAGCGCAATGGATTGCTGGAGTTCGATGTGGAACCTCAGGAAGACCGAATCCTAAAAACTCTAACCATTGTTCATAACTCCATCACAATCGTTCCGAAAACAATTCGCTATCTGGAGGGACTGGAAAAGTTGTATCTGTATAATAACTCGATCGAGTATATCGATTTGGAACTATTCAGCAACGCATCCGCACTGAAGGTACTGTCTCTGTACGATAACAAAATCAAAGTGTTGGACTCCAAACTGGGACTGCGATTCGCCCATCTTCAAACGCTGTCGCTAAGCAAGAATCGACTGTCCTACATTCCATACTTCTTCGATGCATTCCCCGTCCTGAATGCGATTTCTCTGCGTAAAAATCTCTGGAATTGTCGCTGGTTAGAGGCTGCGGTAAACCATATGCAGCAGCAACGGATTCAACTCGCACGGAGGGACTCCGCCTGTCGGGACCGCTGGGTTGGGGATATTTGCTGCTACAAAACGGTTTGGGACTTCGTTTTTCAATTGCAGCACGAGGAGTTGCACCAGGAACGGGAAGAGCTGCGGAAGCTGTTCCAGCAAAATCAGGATCTCCGTCATTTGGTGGAACGGTTGGCCGAAAGTGTTCATAAGCTTGAAGAGGGCAGTAATAAAATGTGA